In Rhodothermales bacterium, the sequence TCCATGCCGTTCGAGCGGTCGAAGGGACGCGTGCGAAAATGGGTGGGCGAAGACGATGAATAGGCACCTGCTCTGCATCTCCTATCGTTTTCCGCCAGAAACGTACCCGCTGACCTCCCGCGTCAAGAACATGCTCGAGCATCTGGAGGCGAGCTGGGACATCACGGCCATCACCGCGGCAAAGCATCCGACCCTGGGTAAAAACGTCACGATCCGGCGCGTGCCGCCGCGTACGCCGGAGGGGCTCTTCCGTTTTCTGAAACGGATCAAGATGGGCAAGTTGATCGACCTGTTCGTCTGGCCCGACGCGTTTATCTTCTGGATCCTGCCGGCGCTGTTCGAAGCGCGCCGCCAGATCCGCGCGCGCCGTCCGGATCTCATCCTGGTCTTTATGATGCCGTATTCGACGGGCCTCCTCGGGCTGCTGCTGAAGCGCCTGACCGGCATCCCGCTCGTGTTCAACCTGAACGACAGCATCACCTGCACGGACATGAACCCGAGCCACCCCACCCGGCTGCATTACCGGATGGCGCACTGGCTCGAGGACCGGTACGTCCGCCGCGCCGACGCGCTCATCTACGTGTCGAAGCGCAACATCGACCGCATCGCCGCGCGCCAGCCCGAAAAATACCGCGGCAAACTGCATCTGATCCGTCGCGGCGCGCGCCCGCACGACCATGCCGAGATGGCGCCGCCGGCGGACGGGATCTTCCGGATCGTGTACACCGGCGGGATGAGCGGGTGGTATCATTTTCTGGACGAACGCGGCACGCCGTCGTTCGGTAAACGGCTGTTCCATGCCTGGAACCGTCTGGGCCGGCATCGCCTCGTCACGCTCGACCACCGGAGCCACAGCCCGGTCTATATCGGCCAGGCGATCAAGGCGGTCGTCGAAAAACACCCCGAATGGGCCGGCCGCATCGAGATGAGCGTCTACGGCAACCAGTACCCGCAGGAGCTGGTCGACCGGGTGCTGAAGATGCACGGCATCGAAGGATTTGTGCGTGTTTATCCGCCAGTGCCGCACGCCGAAGTGAAGGACAAGGTGCGGCAGGCCGATCTGCTTTTCATGGCGCTCCCCGAACGCACGGACGGTTCGCCGGGCGGACGCATCTCCGCGAAGACCTACGAATACCTCATGACGGACCGCCCGATCCTCGCGGCGGTGCCGGCGGGGGAGAACCAGGAGTTTCTGGTGGACAAACCCGGCGTACATATGGTGAGCCCGAGGGATAGCGCGGCGATGGCCGACGCGATCGAGCGGCTCGCGGCCGCGTCCTTCGAGGGGCGCGATCTGCGCGTCGATCGCTCCTGCGTGCAGGCCACGATGACCAACCGGTCGCGCGCCGAAGCGTTTGCCGGCGTCCTTGACGAGGTGGTTGGCGCATGAAATCCCCGATCTTCATCGTCGGCGCCAACCGCTCGGGCACGACGCTCCTGCGCCTCATCCTGAACGCGCATCCGCATCTGGCCATCCCCGAGGAAGTGGTGTACTTTGGCTCCTCGCTCGCCGGCGTGCCGATCGGCCGCTGGCGCAAACCGGGGCTGACGAAAGAGGCGTATACGTCGTTCGTGATGCAGTTCCTGGACAACAACTGCGAGCCGCTGGGCGACATCGACCGCGAGGCGTTGCTGCACACGATCCTCGAGGACGGGCCGGCCGATTTCCGGCGGCCGTATCAGTGCGTGCTCGAGGCCTGGGCCGGCCGGCAGGGCAAGGTGCGCTGGGGCGAAAAGACCCCGGGCAACCTGTTTTATGCCGACATCATCTACGAGATGTTTCCCGACGCGCGGTTCATCCACCTCGTCCGCGATCCCCGCGCCGGCGTGTCCTCGATGCTCGGAACGAGCTTCTTCCCGAACGACGTCGTGTTCAACGCGCTCGGGCGCGCCAAATTCATGACGGAGGGCCGGGCGATCCTGGAAAAATACGTGCCGGCCGAACAGCGTTTTCTGCTGCGCTACGAGGACATCGTCGAGGCGCCCCAGGAGACCGTCCACGCCCTGTGCGCCTTTCTGGGGGAAGACTTCGAGCCGGCGATGATGGACTTTCATGAGGACGCCAGCCGCTTCATGAAGAAGGAAGCCGCCACCGATTTTAACGCCGCCGCCACCCGGCCGATATCCGCCGAGATGCGGGACAAATGGCGGAAGAAGCTCGATCCCGCCGATATCGCCAAGATCCAGGCCGTCTGCCGCCGGCCGATGGCCGAATTCGGCTACGAACTCGAGGACATCCCGCTCTCGCTGACAGACCGGCTCGAGGTCTGGACCAAACAACTGTACTGGCGCTACCAGACCTACCGCCACCGCCACATCCGCCACTATACCGTGAAGTCGATGATGTTCGCCCGGGTCCGCGGCCGGATGCGCAAGAAGCTCGGCGGGCTGCAGAAGCGGGTCGGGATGATCAGGTAAACGCGGGGCGCGTTTACCGTTCCAGGTTTTAGGTTTAAGGTTTAAGGGTGGTATCTGGGCCGGGCATCATGGCGATACAGGCGCCAACCTTAAACATTGAACCTGGAACCTTAAACCCGGCCCCGTCCGCCTTTTCAGCGCTCTGCCGGGGGTGCAATGAATGAGAATAGGTTGAAGCGATCAAAAACTATGCGCGTAATTGCCTGCAGGACGCCGTTTGGAAAGGGAGGGTTGGGCCAGCATTTCGCTTTTCTCGTCGAGGAATCGAGGGCGAGTGGGGAGCTGGCCGGCTACTATGCGCATACGATCAAGCCCGGCGACGAACGGATCGGCCATCTCGTCGATTTCGTCAAACTCACGGCGCTGAAACGGTATTCGCCGTTGCGGTTTATGCCGACCTGGATGGGCTATGTAGGGGAGGAGGTGTTCGACAAGCGGGTGGCCCGCCAGCTGGACGTGCGCGCCGACGCGTTTATGGGTTTTGTCGGCAAGTCGCTCCATACGTTCGGGAAGGCGCGCGCACTCGGGTACACGCAGCTCGAACTGATCGCGGCCAACAGCCACGTGCGCAACGTGCAGCGCCG encodes:
- a CDS encoding sulfotransferase; amino-acid sequence: MKSPIFIVGANRSGTTLLRLILNAHPHLAIPEEVVYFGSSLAGVPIGRWRKPGLTKEAYTSFVMQFLDNNCEPLGDIDREALLHTILEDGPADFRRPYQCVLEAWAGRQGKVRWGEKTPGNLFYADIIYEMFPDARFIHLVRDPRAGVSSMLGTSFFPNDVVFNALGRAKFMTEGRAILEKYVPAEQRFLLRYEDIVEAPQETVHALCAFLGEDFEPAMMDFHEDASRFMKKEAATDFNAAATRPISAEMRDKWRKKLDPADIAKIQAVCRRPMAEFGYELEDIPLSLTDRLEVWTKQLYWRYQTYRHRHIRHYTVKSMMFARVRGRMRKKLGGLQKRVGMIR
- a CDS encoding glycosyltransferase, whose protein sequence is MNRHLLCISYRFPPETYPLTSRVKNMLEHLEASWDITAITAAKHPTLGKNVTIRRVPPRTPEGLFRFLKRIKMGKLIDLFVWPDAFIFWILPALFEARRQIRARRPDLILVFMMPYSTGLLGLLLKRLTGIPLVFNLNDSITCTDMNPSHPTRLHYRMAHWLEDRYVRRADALIYVSKRNIDRIAARQPEKYRGKLHLIRRGARPHDHAEMAPPADGIFRIVYTGGMSGWYHFLDERGTPSFGKRLFHAWNRLGRHRLVTLDHRSHSPVYIGQAIKAVVEKHPEWAGRIEMSVYGNQYPQELVDRVLKMHGIEGFVRVYPPVPHAEVKDKVRQADLLFMALPERTDGSPGGRISAKTYEYLMTDRPILAAVPAGENQEFLVDKPGVHMVSPRDSAAMADAIERLAAASFEGRDLRVDRSCVQATMTNRSRAEAFAGVLDEVVGA